The following are encoded together in the Eubacterium sp. 1001713B170207_170306_E7 genome:
- a CDS encoding ABC transporter permease codes for MGKYILKRLGQTLLVLFAISIIVFLLMNVLPGDPVALMLEKRADPATMEQVRHSLGLDKPLIQQYWDFLVGIFHGDLGTSYFTKEPVMETLTRSFFITLQLAACSFVFAVIIGVTCGMLAAIYRGKALDSTLMTLSIVGISAPSFWVAIILQIIFGLQLDLLPISGFSSPIYFILPSIAMGTRYAASIARITRTSMLDVIGQDYIRTARAKGVKESVVMWKHAFKNALIPIVTLLGTQLGYMLGGSMLIEKVFTIPGIGNVLVTSLNNRDLPLLRGAMLYVAVAFVLVNLLVDISYAFIDPRIRVTEGKK; via the coding sequence TTGGGTAAATATATCCTAAAAAGACTTGGGCAGACACTGCTGGTGCTTTTCGCCATCAGTATCATTGTCTTCTTACTGATGAATGTGCTGCCCGGCGATCCTGTTGCGTTGATGCTTGAAAAACGTGCAGACCCTGCGACGATGGAACAGGTGCGACACTCGCTTGGATTGGACAAACCGTTGATTCAGCAATATTGGGATTTTCTCGTTGGAATTTTCCATGGTGATCTAGGAACATCCTACTTCACAAAAGAGCCGGTAATGGAAACATTAACCCGTAGCTTTTTCATTACGCTTCAGCTGGCAGCATGTTCTTTTGTGTTTGCCGTAATCATTGGGGTGACTTGTGGAATGCTGGCTGCTATCTACAGAGGTAAAGCACTGGATTCAACATTAATGACACTCTCTATCGTAGGTATTTCCGCACCATCTTTCTGGGTTGCCATTATTCTACAGATTATCTTCGGTTTACAGCTTGATTTACTGCCGATTTCCGGGTTCTCATCGCCCATTTATTTTATCCTGCCGAGTATCGCCATGGGGACGCGGTACGCCGCATCCATTGCCCGTATCACGCGTACGAGCATGCTGGACGTTATCGGACAGGACTACATCCGTACTGCGCGGGCGAAGGGCGTCAAGGAAAGCGTCGTGATGTGGAAGCATGCCTTCAAGAACGCGTTGATTCCGATTGTGACCCTGCTGGGGACACAGCTTGGCTACATGCTTGGCGGTTCAATGCTCATTGAAAAAGTATTCACAATTCCAGGCATTGGTAATGTTCTGGTTACGAGCCTTAACAACCGTGACCTTCCGCTTCTGCGTGGCGCCATGCTTTACGTGGCGGTTGCCTTTGTACTGGTAAACCTTCTGGTCGATATTTCTTACGCATTCATTGACCCAAGAATTCGAGTTACGGAGGGTAAAAAATAA
- a CDS encoding ABC transporter substrate-binding protein: MKSVKKLFALLLVAVLAIGVAGCGTGGSSSGGTSSDGKVRVAMQDPNVPIDMQKQTNSYLMMVADQVTEPLINLDNDGQLSPLLIKEMPKISDDGLTYSFELKDNVKFHNGDTVKTSDVKYSFERLLTKGVMGAMIDQVQGAQNLIEGTATSLEGFKIIDDQKFELVLEQPYSPFPSALATPYVCIFPQKACEEAGEDWGRTVLYGTGPYKLDSYTAGQGIEVSKFDEYHGEAAKNAGVSFKFIEDMNTQVMEFQKGNVDVLQLDATLYPQYKDNADIKDSIHSFNPVGLVYMAPNMDKITEPKVREALSYAIDREDICNNLMNGTATPAKTFIPEGLIGYDDSVPAYEYNPQKAKQLLAEAGYPDGYTVDLPVSTKYSFLVKVATAVQDQAREAGFTINVQQMDGAAYSDMAKSANVPLSTSNWYVDYIDPDGMIYQRFSSTTTMNNSSSRYNNPEFNALIDEARQITDEAKRQELYSKADNILTRQDYGAIPLFNETKYYLQNSAIKNFEVTDMFRFHFSTAELS; encoded by the coding sequence ATGAAGAGTGTAAAAAAACTTTTTGCTCTGCTGCTTGTAGCCGTACTTGCCATCGGCGTTGCAGGCTGTGGAACTGGTGGAAGTTCTTCTGGGGGAACATCTTCAGACGGTAAGGTCCGTGTAGCAATGCAGGATCCTAATGTGCCGATTGATATGCAGAAACAGACGAACAGCTATTTGATGATGGTTGCTGATCAGGTTACAGAACCTCTGATCAACCTTGATAACGATGGTCAGTTATCACCATTGCTGATCAAGGAGATGCCTAAGATTTCCGACGATGGTTTAACCTATTCTTTTGAACTGAAGGATAATGTTAAATTCCACAACGGAGATACTGTAAAAACATCAGACGTCAAGTATTCCTTTGAACGTTTGCTGACAAAGGGCGTTATGGGGGCTATGATTGACCAGGTACAGGGCGCTCAGAACTTAATCGAGGGCACTGCTACTTCTCTGGAAGGCTTCAAAATCATTGATGATCAGAAGTTTGAGCTGGTATTGGAACAGCCATACAGCCCATTCCCATCTGCTCTGGCGACACCATACGTTTGCATTTTCCCACAGAAAGCCTGTGAAGAAGCCGGTGAAGACTGGGGTAGAACCGTACTTTATGGTACAGGCCCATACAAACTGGACAGCTACACAGCAGGACAGGGAATCGAAGTTTCAAAATTTGATGAATATCATGGCGAAGCCGCTAAAAACGCTGGCGTTTCCTTCAAATTCATCGAAGATATGAACACTCAGGTTATGGAATTCCAGAAGGGCAATGTTGATGTTTTACAGTTAGATGCGACTTTATACCCACAGTACAAAGACAACGCAGACATCAAGGACTCTATTCACTCCTTCAATCCAGTCGGTCTTGTTTATATGGCTCCAAACATGGATAAGATCACCGAGCCTAAGGTAAGAGAAGCATTAAGCTATGCAATTGATCGAGAAGATATTTGCAATAACTTAATGAATGGAACAGCTACACCAGCTAAGACCTTTATTCCAGAAGGATTAATTGGTTATGACGATTCTGTTCCTGCTTATGAATATAATCCTCAAAAAGCGAAACAGTTATTGGCTGAAGCCGGTTATCCGGATGGCTATACAGTAGACCTTCCGGTCTCCACCAAATACTCTTTCCTCGTTAAAGTTGCAACTGCCGTACAGGATCAGGCCAGAGAAGCCGGATTCACAATTAACGTACAGCAGATGGATGGTGCAGCTTATTCCGATATGGCTAAGAGTGCAAATGTGCCGCTGTCTACAAGCAACTGGTATGTTGACTATATTGATCCTGATGGCATGATCTATCAGAGATTCTCAAGCACAACAACCATGAACAACTCCAGCAGCCGCTATAACAATCCTGAATTCAATGCCTTGATTGATGAAGCAAGACAGATCACCGATGAAGCAAAACGTCAGGAATTATACAGCAAAGCTGACAACATCTTAACTCGCCAGGATTACGGTGCAATTCCACTGTTCAACGAAACCAAATACTACTTACAGAATTCTGCGATTAAGAACTTTGAAGTAACGGATATGTTCCGTTTCCACTTCAGCACAGCAGAATTATCCTAA